From the genome of Pukyongia salina, one region includes:
- the mazG gene encoding nucleoside triphosphate pyrophosphohydrolase: MNSREQQLKAFDRLLTIMDELREQCPWDKKQTMESLRHLTIEETYELGDAILDQDLSEVKKELGDLLLHIVFYAKIGSETRDFDIADVANDICEKLISRHPHIYGDISVANEEEVKQNWEKLKLKEGKKSVLEGVPVSLPALVKANRIQDKVAGVGFDWEEPEQVFEKLKEELEELQHEVGEGNRPRIEQEFGDVLFSMINYARFLKVDPENALERTNKKFIKRFQYLENKSKELGKPLKEMTLAEMDVYWEEAKKI, encoded by the coding sequence ATGAATTCCAGAGAACAACAGCTTAAGGCTTTCGATCGCCTGCTCACCATCATGGACGAGTTGCGCGAACAATGCCCATGGGATAAAAAACAAACCATGGAAAGCCTTCGGCATCTCACTATCGAAGAGACCTACGAACTTGGCGATGCCATCCTGGATCAGGACCTTTCCGAAGTAAAAAAAGAACTGGGAGATCTTTTACTCCACATTGTTTTCTACGCTAAAATAGGTAGTGAAACCAGGGATTTCGACATAGCCGATGTAGCCAACGATATTTGTGAAAAACTCATTTCCAGGCACCCACATATCTATGGAGATATTAGTGTGGCCAATGAAGAGGAAGTGAAACAAAACTGGGAAAAACTCAAACTTAAAGAAGGGAAGAAAAGCGTGTTAGAAGGCGTGCCGGTGTCTCTGCCTGCATTGGTGAAAGCCAATCGCATCCAGGATAAGGTGGCCGGGGTAGGTTTCGATTGGGAAGAGCCGGAGCAGGTTTTCGAAAAACTAAAAGAAGAACTGGAAGAACTGCAACACGAAGTGGGAGAGGGAAACAGACCACGAATTGAACAAGAGTTTGGAGACGTCCTTTTCTCGATGATCAATTATGCCCGCTTCTTAAAAGTAGATCCTGAGAATGCCCTGGAACGCACCAATAAAAAATTCATCAAGCGATTTCAATACCTGGAGAATAAATCCAAGGAATTGGGAAAGCCTCTCAAAGAAATGACGCTTGCCGAAATGGATGTCTATTGGGAGGAAGCGAAAAAGATTTGA
- a CDS encoding DUF5606 family protein: protein MSLEKILSISGKPGLYELKTQTRSGFLAESLIDGKKISVSGRHNVSLLSEIAIYTLTEEVPLREVFSRISEKENGGPAINHKASKDELEEYFFEVLPDYDEDRVYASDIKKVVQWYNLLQKHGITQFTEADSSEEE from the coding sequence ATGAGTTTAGAGAAGATTTTATCTATTTCAGGAAAGCCGGGGCTATATGAATTGAAGACCCAAACACGTAGTGGCTTTTTAGCAGAATCCCTTATCGATGGCAAGAAGATAAGTGTAAGCGGTAGGCATAATGTAAGCCTGTTATCAGAAATAGCGATCTACACTCTTACAGAAGAGGTTCCTCTGCGAGAAGTCTTCTCCAGGATCTCTGAAAAAGAGAATGGCGGACCGGCTATCAACCACAAGGCATCGAAGGACGAGCTGGAAGAATACTTCTTTGAAGTCCTGCCGGATTACGACGAGGACCGTGTGTATGCCAGCGATATCAAAAAAGTGGTGCAGTGGTACAATTTGCTGCAAAAACACGGGATCACTCAGTTTACTGAGGCAGATTCTTCGGAAGAAGAATAG
- the def gene encoding peptide deformylase — protein sequence MILPIVAYGDPVLRQKAKEINEDYPKLDELLENMFETMYGARGIGLAAPQIGLPIRLFIVDATPFEDDDDLTEDEREFVSTFKKVFINAKIVEETGDEWAFNEGCLSIPDINEDVFRKPQITIEYQDENFKKHKETFDGIVARIIQHEYDHIEGILFTDKLSPLKKRLIKGRLANISKGKIDVSYRMKFPMAKKKR from the coding sequence ATGATTTTACCCATAGTGGCATACGGCGATCCTGTGCTAAGACAAAAAGCCAAAGAGATCAACGAGGATTATCCAAAACTGGACGAGCTATTGGAGAATATGTTCGAGACCATGTATGGTGCCAGAGGTATTGGCCTTGCTGCTCCGCAGATAGGTTTACCCATACGATTGTTCATTGTAGACGCCACACCTTTTGAGGATGACGACGATCTTACCGAAGACGAAAGAGAATTTGTTTCTACCTTTAAAAAAGTTTTTATAAACGCAAAGATCGTTGAAGAAACAGGTGACGAATGGGCTTTTAACGAAGGGTGCCTTAGTATACCCGATATTAACGAGGATGTTTTTAGAAAGCCGCAGATCACCATTGAGTACCAGGATGAGAACTTTAAAAAACATAAAGAGACCTTCGATGGTATTGTAGCCAGGATCATACAGCACGAATACGACCATATAGAAGGAATTCTGTTTACAGATAAGCTCTCACCACTTAAAAAACGACTTATCAAAGGCAGATTGGCCAACATTTCTAAAGGGAAGATCGATGTATCCTACCGTATGAAGTTCCCTATGGCCAAAAAGAAACGTTAA
- the ruvX gene encoding Holliday junction resolvase RuvX, giving the protein MGRILALDYGTKRTGIAVTDELRIIASGLTTVSTEELMSFLENYFEKEIVDLILVGEPKQKDGTHSDVEENIKEFLTAFTNKFPTMEVQRVDERYSSKQAFQSMIDGGLKKKKRRDKALLDEISATIILQEYLYKQ; this is encoded by the coding sequence ATGGGACGCATACTGGCATTAGACTATGGAACAAAGCGAACCGGGATAGCGGTGACGGACGAATTACGCATCATCGCCTCCGGTCTAACTACCGTTTCAACCGAAGAATTAATGTCTTTTTTAGAGAATTATTTTGAAAAAGAAATAGTAGATCTTATCCTGGTAGGCGAGCCCAAACAGAAGGATGGTACACACAGTGACGTAGAAGAGAACATCAAAGAATTTCTCACGGCCTTTACTAATAAATTCCCCACCATGGAGGTGCAACGGGTAGACGAGCGGTATAGTAGTAAGCAGGCTTTTCAATCTATGATCGACGGTGGTTTGAAAAAGAAAAAGCGCCGGGATAAGGCCTTGCTCGATGAGATCAGTGCCACTATCATCCTTCAGGAATATTTATATAAGCAATAA
- a CDS encoding 2,3,4,5-tetrahydropyridine-2,6-dicarboxylate N-succinyltransferase: MTELQERIEKAWDDRSLLNETDTKNAIREVVNFCDAGKLRCAEPTADGWQVNEWVKKAIVLYFPIEKMETSEAGIFEYHDKIPLKTGYQEKGVRVVPNAVARHGAYISKGVILMPSYVNIGAYVDEGTMVDTWATVGSCAQIGKNVHLSGGVGIGGVLEPLQAAPVIIEDNCFIGSRCIVVEGVRVETEAVLGANVVLTASTKIIDVTGDEPVEMKGRVPARSVVIPGSYAKKFPAGEYNVPCALIIGTRKASTNKKTSLNDALREYNVSV, translated from the coding sequence ATGACTGAGCTTCAGGAACGCATTGAAAAAGCCTGGGACGACCGCTCCCTCCTCAACGAAACAGATACCAAAAATGCCATTCGCGAAGTTGTGAACTTCTGCGATGCAGGTAAATTGAGATGTGCCGAACCAACGGCCGATGGCTGGCAGGTAAACGAGTGGGTGAAAAAGGCGATCGTACTTTATTTTCCTATTGAAAAAATGGAGACTTCCGAAGCAGGGATATTTGAATATCACGATAAGATCCCGCTAAAAACGGGCTATCAGGAAAAAGGAGTTCGGGTAGTTCCCAATGCAGTGGCACGACATGGCGCCTATATATCTAAAGGTGTGATCCTTATGCCAAGCTATGTGAATATTGGAGCCTATGTAGACGAAGGGACCATGGTAGATACCTGGGCCACAGTAGGTAGCTGCGCGCAGATTGGTAAGAATGTTCACCTCAGTGGTGGTGTGGGTATTGGCGGTGTTTTAGAGCCCTTACAGGCGGCGCCCGTAATCATTGAGGATAATTGCTTTATCGGTTCCCGTTGTATAGTTGTAGAGGGAGTTCGGGTGGAGACGGAAGCAGTTTTAGGAGCAAACGTGGTACTTACCGCCTCTACAAAGATCATCGATGTTACCGGAGATGAACCTGTTGAAATGAAGGGACGTGTTCCGGCAAGATCCGTAGTGATCCCGGGGAGTTATGCCAAGAAATTTCCGGCGGGAGAATACAATGTGCCTTGTGCCCTTATCATTGGTACCCGAAAAGCAAGCACCAATAAGAAAACCTCGCTCAATGACGCGCTGCGCGAATACAATGTATCGGTGTAG